The Hymenobacter swuensis DY53 genome includes the window GCGCGGAGTGGAAAGGCAGTGAGAAGTTCTATGGTGTGCTTACTGGCGGAATAGAGCCATAAAAAAGGCCCGCATTACCGAATGGTAGTGCGGACCTTTTTTATGATGCTTTTCAGTGTGGCCGGAAAAGTTCTATGGCCTTCAATGCCTTACTAATTCAACGATACTTGGCCCAGATCAGTGCTTTGGTCGTTGACCACGTTTACGTTAGGCAATACCTTGCTCTTGTACGCAGGTTGGCCAACTGGTGCAACAGTAGTCGGGTAGAGCTCGACGCGGTAAGTGCCGGAGGGCAAGGCGTAGAGTTGAAACGCGCCGGACGCATCAGCGGTAGTGCTGAACGTGTCGGGTAAGGTGATGGAAGAACGGATAGCCAACACCTGCGGCAGGGCCGCTGCCGGTGTTATTGTCCCGCGCAGACCACCTTTAATATCTTGGGCAACCACCCGCACTACAGGCTTGAGCAGATACCGTTCCTTCTTATCGTTGTTGGGGTTCCAGTTGCCGCGCTCTACGATGGACTTCGCTACGTCGAAATCCAGCAGGAGCTGGTAGGTTTCCCGGTTGCGGAGCGTGGCTTTGTCCAGCTTGAGCTTCACCCCGGAGGTCTGGCCGCTGGGCGTTTTCAGATCATAGCGCTGACCGTCCCGGCCGATGACGTAGCTGTTGGGGCCGAGCAACAGGCGAATTTCTTTCAGGTCGCCGGCGGCGAAATCGGTATTAACTAGCAAGGCCGACCGACCGTTAACGTATTCCATCACGTTGATGGCTTGGGCCTGGAACGGGAGCGTCTGCCACCCGTCGGGGTTGCCCTCATCCAAGGTGTGTACTTCAATTTGACGCACATCCAGTACCACGGACTGGAAGTCGCCGGGGGCATCCATCAAGCGCACCTCAAGTTTGGCATTGCCAGCCGAGTTATTGTCGTTGCTACAGGCGGCCAGCCATAGGGGGGCCGATAAGAGCGCGTATGCGAAGGGGCGAAAAACAGTCATGGGAAGAACGGTTTGGACAAAAAAGAACAGCTGATACCTGTACGAGGTATCAGCTGCCTGGGTGTAGCAAGAAGCTGGCCAGGTAAAGCCGCTTCAACGCGTAGGCTAAAATTCTATTGTCCCGTTCCGGTGCTATCGGTTTGGGTAGGCGCCTTGGGTTCTTCGGTGGGAGAAGGATCAGGCTTGGGAGCTTCGGCGGGTTTGGGGGCCGGCTTGGGTTTGCCGAAAAGGATGTTGTTGAGGCCCTGCTTGGCTTTGTCCTGCAACTTAGCTTGGGCTTCGAGGCGCTTCTTTTCCAGCTCCTGCTGTGCCTTGAGCGTGAACTCCTGCTGCTTGCGCTGCAACTCGCGCTGAAGACTGTCCTGAGCGACTTTGGCGCGGGCTTGTAGTTGCAGCTTCGCGTCATCTACCTTGGCTTGCACGATATTCTGGACGAGGTCTTTGGCTTGGGCTTTCACGCTACCAGTGGTGAGCTTCACCACCGGGTTTTTCATAGTGCCGCCGATATTAAGGCCCAGCGTCACACGGTCAGTGCCTTTGAGGTTCTGCACGCCGGTCAGCTGGGTGAGCTTGCTGTTGAGCTGGTTGCCAACCTGGCCGGTGGGCACGTTGAGGGCGGTTACGTATTCTAGGTTGCCGTTCACATTGCTGGAACCACCCACTGTCATTTTGATCTGGCCCACAGTGAAGTCGAAGGGCTTTACGATGAAGTTGCCATTGAGAATTTCGGCAGCCACATCCTTGTTCTCCACTACCAGTCGCTTTAACTCCTGGAATTGGGTCAGGTTACTGATCTGGTTGAGCGCAGTGGAGTTGCCTACAGCGGCTCTTATTACTTCAAACAGGCCCTTGCCGGTGAGGGTGCTGTACACGGGCATCATATCGGGGCCCATTTCCCCGCTCACGTTAAAGTTAGTGGAGAAGATGCCATCTACTTGCGAGGCCAGCGGCACCAGCGTCTTGATGGAGTTGAAGGCCTTGAAGGCGTTCTGGAAGTTGAGATTTTTGATGTTGAGCCCGAAGTTGAATTTCGGGTGCGCCAGGTTTTTGCTGCTGTAGCTGCCGTTGGTGGCAAACGCGCCGCCGAGGGTGTTAAAGGTCAGGTTGGAGAGGGTGGCCGTCTCGTCGCGAACGGTGACGGTGCCCTTCACGTTATCCAGCTTCAGGTTGTCGTACACCACTTGGCCCACGGTGGAGTTCAGGGCCAGATCCACAAACTTGGGAATCTGCAGAACGCCCTGGGCGGTGGCGGGGGCAGTGCCGCCGATAGCAGTGGTCTGGCCACTCACTTCATCCACCATCCACTCGTTTACATTGAAGCGGGAGCTGTTCACGGTGAGGGCGCCGCGCAGCGGCTGGCCGGGCGTGAACAGGTAGCCCATGTAGTTGGACAGGGTGCCGGAGGCCGCAATATCCGACGAACCCACCGAGCCGGTCATGTTCCGGAGGGCAATCTGGTTATTGTTGAAGGTGGCCGTGGCCTGGGTCACTTTCATACCCTGGGGCAGGTCGGTGCTCTTGTAAGTGACGTTGCGGGCATTCACCGTGCCCGAGGCTACTACTGATTGGTAGCGGCCAGCTTCGATGTCGGCCATGTTGCCTTTGGCCGCCACGTTGCCGTTGAGGCGGCCCGTTACGGTCATGCCCTGCAGCGGGAAGATGCGGGTGAGCTTGGTCAGGTCCACGGTGCCGTGCACGTCGGTATCGAAGGCAAGCTTATCCACGCCCTGAGTGGCCACGCGGCCTTCCAGCGGCTCGCCGTCCAGCAGCATCCGGAACTGCGGAATGCTCACGCGGGTGTCGTTGAGTTGGCCGGTGGGATTCGTGACGGTGCCGTTGAGGGTTAGGTTTTCAATGGATGCCGGGAACTGCTTGCTCTTGACGTAGCCATTGGTCAGATTCAAACGGGCCTGCACCACGGGCATCTGGGTTTTCGAGTACACGCCCTTGGCCGTAGCATCCACGAACAGCTTGCCGCGCAGCAGCAGGTCCTGCACGGGGTACACCTTTATCATTTCGGCCAGGTCCACGTTGGCCTTCACGCGGCCGTCCACCTTCATCGGCTCCAGCCCGTCGATGGCCACGTTGCCGTCGATGGGGTTGGTGCCCAAGTCTAAGTGAAACTGCTTCACGTTTACCTTCACGTTGTTGGTGAAGCCCGAGGGGTTATCCACCACCATGTCTACGTTGATGTTGCGGGCCTGCTGGGGCAACTGTGGGTATTTGAAGCTGCCATTCTTCACCTGCAGGTTCACGCCGTAGCCGGGCATCTTCACCGCGTTCTGTACACCCTTGAAATAACCATCAAAGGCCACCTTACCGCTGGCGTTCAGGTCCTTGAACTGCGCGTTGTAGGCCCCGGGCACCAGGCTCAGCAGGGTTTTGAAGTCGGTTTCGAGGGCCTTGAAGGTGAGGTCATAGGTGATGTCGGTGTCATTGGGCAGCCCGATGGTGCCCTGGAAGGTGGCTGGAAAGTCGTTCAGCTTCACCTTGTTGTCCTTGAACGTGAACAGCATCTTGTCCAGGTTCATGGCCAGGGTCACATCGGCGTCGAGGCGCTTGTTGGTCACGTACTCGGTGCCGTCGTACTGCATCGAGAAGCTTTCGGCCGTGGTCTGGCTGACCATATCGAAGATGTTCTGCTCGAAGTCGCCGGAACCCGAGTGGTTCACTCCCCGCAGCTGCATGCCGAAGGGAATGCTCAGGTCCTCGTAGCGCAGGCGGCCGTTATTAATATGCCAGCCCTGAATGGCCAGGCTCACGGCCGTAGTATCCTGCCCCTTGGCCGCCGCCGCCGAGTCCGACACGTACACGTCCCAGTTGGCCCGGCCGCTTTTCAACACCTTAATATGCAGGTCGGGCTGCTCCAGCGTGATGTTCTTGATTTTAATCTGGCTGCCGCGCACCACGCTCATCAGGTCCAGGCCCACCCGCACCTCGGGCAGGTAGGCCAGCGTATCGCGGGCAAAGGAATCCTGGCCAATCACGCGGAGTTGGTTCAGGCGCAAAGCCAAGTCGGGGAAGGTGCTGAGCAGGGTCACGTCCACATTAGCCGGGTCGTACTCCACCTTGGCCCGCACCCGCTGGGCCAGTTGCTGGTCTAAAGCAGCCTTAATCTTATCCTTGAACAGTACCGGGGCCAGGGCCAGGGCCGCTACTAGCAGAACCAGGAAAATCAGCAATCCGACAAAGAATTTGCGCATAGTGGTAGGAGGAAGGGAGAAGCAGAAACCGGCGTAACGGCGGAAAAAGGTGGCAGTCAGCTGGGTAAGGCAGTTGGCAAAAGTAAAACGAAACCAGCCGGAAGCCCGGCCGGAAGAGTAAAAAACCGGGCCAGAAGTTGCTATAAACGCACCGGCTAGTGGGCTTGGTGCCGAAAATCAGGAAAGAAAATGCCACTTTACACGCGTAGCAGTGGACCAACGCGTACCAAAGCTTCCGGTTCGCACGTTATGGTAGCAGCATTATGAGAGGTTTACGTCAGGTCCAGCATGCTCAGCGCCTGCGCTTCCGGAAACGGGGGCTGCTGCTGGCCGTTTGCGTAACGGGCGTAACCGGTGCGCATGCCCAGGACCTTTATTTTGCCCAGCCCTACGCCAACCGAATGCAGCTGAACCCGGCCTACGCCGGCCTGCTCGACGATTACAGCGTGACGCTCAGCTACCGCAACCAGTTTCCCACACTGGCCGGCACCTTTCAAACCAGCCAGTTGGCCGCCGACTACCGTTTCCGGGACCAGCGCAGCGCCGCCGGCCTGCTGGTGAACTACGACCGGACGGGCGGCGTGGGGTACACGCGCTTCCAGGCGGGCGGTGTGTATGCCTACCACCTGCGGCTGAACGAACAGTTGAGCCTGAGCGGCGGGGCCTCGGTGAGCTACGGCCTGCAACGCGTGAGCTACGGCAATCTGGTATTTGGCGACCAGTTGGGAGATGACGGGGTGGAGCGCGAATTCAGTCTGGAGGTAGCCGATTACCAGCCGGTGCATTACGTGACGGGCAGCGTAGGCGGGCTGCTGTATGGGGAGCGGTTCTGGCTGGGCGTTGCGGCCCACCACCTAAACCAACCGGATCTGGCTTTCGTCACGCAAACCACGCTGCCGCTGCGCCTTAACCTGCAGGGAGGATATAAACTGTACTTTGCCCGGACAACTGAAAAGCAACAGGATCGGGAAATCAGCCTAGCGCCAACGGCCGGCTACACCCGGCAGGGCGGCACCCAACGGGCGGAAGCCGGGTTGTACTTTACGACGACCCCGCTCACGCTCGGGGCCGTGTACCGGGGCCTGCCGCTACCCGGCGCAACGCGGCCGCAGCAGATCCTAACGGCTATTGCCGGGGTAAGCGTGGGCAGCTTTCGGCTAGGCTACAGCTACGACATGAGCCTCAGCCGGTTCAGCAACGATTTGGGTGGGACCCACGAAATTTCGCTGGCCCTACGAGAGTTCGATTCGCTGGAAGCGGCCTGGCGTCGGCTAAAACGCCGTAATTACCCGATAATTCCTTGCCCAGCCTTCTAAATTTTTGTATTATTGCAGCCGACTTGCCTTGTCTAAACGCTTTTCTAACAGGTAGTTTCAACTTGATCATGAATTTTTCCAAGTACCTGCGCTTTGCTGTAGTGGGAGCCTGCGCCCTGGCCGCCTGTAAAGGTGGTCCGCCCACGGCTACCAAACCCGGTAAGTACAGCTCCACGACGGGCATTGAGTACAATACCGAGGAAGGTATGAAGGTGTCTGACTACCAAGGCATCCCGGATGGCCCCGGTCTGGTGTTTATCGAAGGTGGCCGCACCGTGCTGGGGTCTGCCGAAGAGGACATTGCCATGACCCACGACAACATGGAGCGCACCGTCACGCTGGCTTCCTTCTATATGGATGAAGCCGAGGTGGCCAACATCCACTGGCTGGAGTACCTGCACTACGTGCGCAAGGACTCGTCGGAAGAATTCTACCAGTCGGCTTTGCCCGACACCACCGTGTGGGCCCGTGAGCTGTCGTTCAACGACCCCTACGTGGATTACTACCTGCGCTACCCCGGCTTCCGCTACTTCCCCGTGGTGGGCGTGAGCTGGTTGCAGGCCAACGACTATTGCACCTGGCGTACGGCTAAGGTAAACGAGCGTCTGGCCGGCGAGAGCGGCGGCGGTGACGACAGCGGCAGCAGCAGCGGCGGCGGACTGTTCGGCAGAAAGAAGAAGAAAGGCGACAGCGGCGACGCGGCAGAAGGCACGTCAGAAGACGGTGGCGGCACCAAGATTGCCATCGAGAACGGCAACACCTTGCCCAACTACCGCCTGCCTACCGAGGCAGAGTGGGAGTATGCAGCCCAAGCTCTCATCGGGACCCAGGAAACCGGCAACGAAAACCAGGAGAACAAGCGCATCTACCCGTGGGATGGTCGTCAGGTGCGGAACCCGTACGGCAAAGGCATGGGCCAGTTCCTGGCTAACTTCAAGCGTGGCCGTGGTGACTACGCCGGTATTGCTGGCTCGCTCAACGACGGCGCCATGATTACGGAGTACATCTACAACTACCCGCCTAACGACTACGGCCTGTACAACATGTCGGGCAACGTGAACGAGTGGGTGCAGGATATCTACCGCCCGCTCTCGTACGAAGACGTGGAAGATCTGAACCCCTTCCGTCGGAACGGCTTCCTTGACCCCACCGAGAAGTACGACAAGAAAGGCTACCAGTCGCTCATCGATGACCACGTACGCGTGTACAAAGGCGGTTCATGGCGCGATGTAGCCTACTGGCTCTCGCCCGGTACGCGTCGTTTCATGGCCGAAGACTCGGCTACCGCTACCATCGGTTTCCGTTGCGCCATGATCAACGCCGGCTCGAACAAATAAGCATCACGGATTCGTTCTTAATGCAGACAGCCCACTCAATCGAGTGGGCTGTTTTCGTTTTATGGCTTCCGTGGTAAAGACAAACCTGACAATATTTCGAAATGGCTGGCCGGCCAGCGTTATCCTAAAATTGGTGTAGGACGATATTAGTCGCCCCTGGTCAGTAGAACGAATCCGTGTAATCCGGAAAATCCGGCTACATCCGTGATTAGCGGTCGGCGGTGGCGATGGTGGCGATGCTGACTTCGCGGGCTCCGGCGGCGAGGAGCACGGCACAGCAGGCTTCGAGTGTGGCACCGGTGGTCAGTACGTCATCAACCACCAGAACACGCTGGCCGTGTACTAGATTCGGCTCGGCCACTTCGAATACGGTTTCCACGTTTTCCCAGCGTTCCATGCGGTTTTTGCGGGTCTGGGACTTAGTGTTCATAACGCGGTGCAGGGCGGCGGCGTGCCAGGGCAGCTGCAGGCCCTGCGCCAGGCCCTCAGCGAAGCTGTCGGCTTGGTTGTAGCCGCGCTGGGCCAGCTTGCGGGCGTGCAGCGGCACCGGCACAATGAGGTCAAAAGCAGCCTGCAGTCCGGCTTCCGTGAGCTCCTGCCCGTACCAGCGGCCCAGCACGCGGCCTACGTCCTGCTGGCCCTGGTACTTGAGTTGGTGGAGCAGGTGCTGCACCCGGCCGTGCTTTTGAAAGCGCAGGTAACTGAGCGTATGCTGTACGGGCAGCTTGCCCCAGAAACGGCGGGCCAGCGGGTTCTGGTCAGGGGGGAGGCGGTGATAGTCGGCATAGGGCAGCTGGGCGCGGCAGCCGGTGCAGAGGTGGTCTTCGCCCCGAGCCAACGGGTCGTGGCAGGCCAGACACACGCGTGGGAAAATGAGCCCGACGAAATCGGAGAGGATAGCGGGTAACGGCATCAGCAAAGAACGGATAGCGGGCGAATAGCGGGCACGGCGCGGGCCGTGGGAAACTTCTCCCTAATTTTAGGGTTTAAAGCCGACTTTCAAAAGCGCCCGTCCGGGTGCTGCTCACGCTTCAACTACGCCCATTTATATGAGCCTCGTTTCTGAATTCAACGATTACCGCCAGCGGATGAATGAAAAAATCCTGGCGGCCGATAACAAGGTCATCAAGCGGTTCTTCAACCTCGACACCAATACCTACCAGGAGGGGGCCCTCGACGTGAAAACCAAGGAGATTGTAGGCCTGGCCTGCTCCATGGTGCTGCGCTGCGACGACTGCATCAAGTATCACTTGGGCAAATGCTTTGAGGAAAAGCTCACCGACGAGGAAGTATACGAGGTGTTTGCCATTGCCAACCTCATCGGGGGCAGCATTGTGATTCCGCACTTCCGCCGGGCCGTGGAGTATTGGGAGGCCCTGAAGGAGGAGGCCGTAACGCCTGCCCCCGAGCATTCGCACGACGCGTAATGCTGGACCCGCAGGAAACCGAAGCCCAGTTTGAGCAGCGCTGGTGGGAATTGATGAACGAGTTGCGCGTCCGCTTCGGCAAAAAGCCCGACATCAACGCGCTACTGCTGCTTATTGGGGTGCAGGAGCTGGGGCAGGGAGCCGGGCCGTTCACCAAAGAGCAGAAGCAGGACCTGATGCATATTGCTACCTGTCGGTTGTTCAGCATTTCGGGATACTATGAGCTGGAACGGGTAGACGAGGAGGGTTGGCCCCACTACCGCCTGCTGCAGCAACTGCCCTTCAGCAATCTGAAGGAGCAGGAGCGGATGCTGAAATGGCACATGCTGGAATACTTCGACGAACAGGAACAGCTGTAAGTGAACATCATCTCCTATAACCTCAACGGGCTACGCTCAGCCCTCAGCAAAGGCCTGGCCGAATGGGTGCAGCAAACGCGGCCCGATGTGCTTTGCGTACAGGAAATCAAGGCCGGTCGGGAGGTGCTCGATGTGTCAGCACTGACGGAACTGGGCTACCACGCCTACCTGTATCCAGCCCAGAAGCCGGGGTATAGCGGTGTGGCCATCTTCTCGCTGGAAAAGCCTCAGGCCGTGACCGAAGGCTGCGGCCAGGGCTGCTACGACGACGAGGGGCGGGTGCTGCGCTTGGATTTCGAGCATTGCTCGGTACTGAATACCTACATGCCTTCCGGCACCAGTGGGCCGGAGCGGCAGGCGTTTAAGGTGGAGTGGCTGCGCTTTTTCCGGCGCTACGTGCAGGAGCTGCAGGCGGCCGGTGTGCCGCCGCTGGTTATTGCCGGGGATTTCAACTGCTGCCAAGCAGAAATTGACATTCGCAACGCCAAGACCAACCAGAATAGCCCCGGCTTCACCCCCGAGGAGCGGCAGTGGTTCAAGGACTTCCTGGCTGACGGCTTTACCGACTCGTTCCGTCACCACCACGGCCCTGTGCCCGACCGGTACTCGTGGTGGACGTACCGGGGTGGGGCTCGGGCCCGTAATGTAGGTTGGCGGCTGGATCATCTGCTGGTAGATAATGCCTTAGTGCCGCACATTCGCCACGCCGATTTACTGCACGACGTCGTGCATTCAGACCACTGCCCGGCTCAGCTGGAGCTACAGTTCTAGAGCACGCCGACAACAGAATTCCGTACCCAGAAAGAAGAACGCCATTCCGATTCTAACTCGGAATGGCGTTCTTCTTTCTGGGTACGGGCCGGTTAACTGGCCAAGAGCATTTCGGCTACTTCGCGGCCGGAAGCCAGGGCGGCGTTGAGAGAAGGGTAGGCGGCGTAGTCGCCGCAGCGGTAAAGGTGGTCCTGAATTTTGAGCGACTGGCGTACCGACTGTCCGGCCGGGTATTCAGGCAGGGCGTATGGAATGTCGTAGGTGCGCAGGTGTTGCCACTGGGCCGCCTCGGGGCCGAACCAGTCGGTTAGCTCCTGACGGAGCCGGGCGGTAAGGTCGGCTTCGGAGAGGCCATGCTCGCCGTGGGTGCTCACCGAAACAAGCCGATGGCCGGCCGGAGCATAGGCCGAGGCTACATCCGAGGGGAAAGCCACATTGTGGGCCAAGGCCGTGGAGGAGGCGTTGAGCCGCAGCAGCTTGTCGGCGCGGCCTTTGGCGGCGGGGGCGGCAAAGTACGTGCAGGTGGTGCGCCGCCAGGCCCGCGGTGGCGTGGACACCGGCGGCTCGGGCAGCAGGTGGGCAGCGGCTTCGCCATCCACGGCCAACACTACGGTAGATGCCCGGAGCGTTTCGCCGCTCTGAAGCTGGACGCTGGTGCCTTCCAGGGTCGCTACGGGCGTGTTCAGCCGCACGGTGCCGGTGGGCAGGCGGGCGGCCAGCTGCTCAGGAATCTGCTGCATGCCCAGGGCCGGCACTACGGCCTCGCCCTCCACAAACTGCTTGAACACGAACTCAAAGAAATTGGCCGCCGTGCTTAGGCCGCGGTCCAGGAATACGCCCCCAAAAAATGGCCGGAAGAAGTTTTGAATCATCTGCTCGCTCCAGCCATATTGGCGTAGGAAGGTAAGCGTGTCCACCTCGTTGGTGGAGTTGCGGCTCAGCAGCTGCTGGCTGGTAAACCGCCGCACGTGCTGCACCATGCTCACGATGCGCAGCTTATCGGGCAAAGAGCCAATGCGCGAGGTAAGGGCTGAAAAAGCCGCAGCGGGCTGCTGCAAGGGGTTCTGCAGGGTGGTTTGCTTGCCATCGGGAAGTCGGATGACGGCCCCGGAGCGGAAGGCCTTCAGGTGGAGCGCCCCGTAGTCGATGAGGCGCTCCACTTCGGGGTAGCGGGTAAGCAGTACCTGAAAGCCCCGGTCGAGGCGGAAGCCTTCGGGCGTCACATCGGTGCGCACACGCCCACCCACGGCGTCGGCGGCTTCCAGCACCAGCACGGGTCGGCCGGCGCGGTGCAGGTAGTTGGCGCAGGAAAGGCCCGCCATACCCGCACCGATGATAATAATGGGAAGTTGTGTAGAGTTGGCTGAAGTCATAGGTAGCGCAAACTGAAAAGCGACTTCGAAGGTTGGCTCGGGCAGCTAAAATAGTGGCTTACGTTTCTTCATCACCTTACGGGTTTTCATCGTCCAGTGCTCGGCCACGCCGGAACGTTGCAGGCTCACGCGCCATACGCCCATCGGCTGGCCTAGCTGGTAACCGGTGGCCTGGTCCTGGGGGTATTGCTTTTTGATCAGGGCATAATCGGCGACCGGAATATCCTGGCCTACTGTTCCGTGGCAGCGCAGACAGAGCTTATCCTGCAGCACCAAAGGGCGCTGGTACGTAAATAGCTCGTTACCGGGGCGGGACACGTGGCGGGTGGTGTCGGCGGGATTTTGCTCGGCGGCCGTGAGGGAAGCCTGGTGAGCCGGGTTGCGCGAGCGGTTGCTTACTCTGCTGAGGGAAGCCTGCAATACCTTCGCCAGCGAGTCGGTAGCGGGTAGGGTTTCGGGGCGGCAGTAGGGCAGGGCGGCGGCCACGCCGCCTTCCTGCAGCTTCTGGGCCAGCACTGTGCGCAGCTCCCGCTCGGCCGTGCGCGTGAGCGAGTCGCCGGCCCAGCGGGTGGCCCGTAGCAGGTCTTTGGGCATGATGCGCTTGACTTCCCAGTTTGCCGCCTCCACGGCCAGCTCCTTGGTGTTGCTGAGGTGTTCTACTTGGTCGGGCCGGCAGGCCGCCAGCAGGGGCAGAAGCAGGAGGGAGCGGAAGAGTGGGCGCATGGGTGGGAGGTATGGAGTGGAGAAATCACCTGTCATCCTGAGCAGAGCGAAGGATCTTGTCACGTTTGGTTTGCTTTCAAACAGTGCATTGCAGCGTGATAAGGTCCTTCGCTCTGCTCAGAATGACAGGGCGGGTAATGACCAGTAGCGTAACAGCCAACAACGCATTTACTCCCACAAATATGCCCGCAAGGCTTCGTATTCCGGCTCCAGTAAGGTACTTTGCTTGGGTCGGCTCATAAGGTCGACTAGTTCGGCGGGAAGGGGCACCGGCTGGCCGGTGGCGGCTTCCACGGCCTCAGGGAATTTCACCGGGTGGGCGGTTTCGAGGAACAGGCCGCGCTGGGCCGGGTGGTGGCGCAGATAATCTTCCAGCGCAAAGTAAGCCACGGCCCCGTGCGGGTCGAGTACGTAGCCGGTTTCTTGGGACACCCGGGCAATGGTGGCCGTGGTGTCGGCGTCCGACACGGTGTAGCCGCTCAGCAGCTTGCGCAGCACCGGGTACTGGTGCCCGAACAGCTCCAGCATGCGGCCGAAGTTGCTCGGGTCGCCCACGTCCATGGCGTTGGAGAGGGTGGCCACGGCCGGCTGGGCGGCATAGTGGCCCGACTGCAGGTAGCGGGGCACGGTGTTGTTCTGGTTGCAGGCCGCCACGAAGTGGGTCACCGGCAGCCCCGAGGCGTAGGCCAGCAGCCCGGCGCATAGGTTGCCGAAGTTGCCGCTGGGCACGGCCACCACCGGTGGCTGCGCGTGGGGCCACTGGGCCAGCGCCGCCACGTAGTAGACCTGCTGGGGCAGCCAGCGGGCCACGTTGATGGAGTTGGCCGAGGTAAGCTGCCGCCGCTGGCGCAACGCGTCGTCGCGGAAGGCCTGCTTCACCAGCCGCTGGCAGTCGTCGAAGTTACCGCGTACCTCCAGGGCCCGGATGTTCTGGCCCAGGGCCGTGAGCTGCTGCTCCTGCACCGGACTCACCCGGCCCTGCGGATACAGAATCACCACCTCCACGCCCGGCACTCCCAGAAACCCGCTGGCCACGGCCCCGCCGGTGTCGCCGGAGGTAGCCACCAGCACCGTAACGGGCCGGGTTTCGTGGCGGGAGAAGTAGCCCAGGCAGCGGCTCATGAACCGCGCCCCCACGTCCTTGAACGCCAGCGTGGGCCCGTGAAACAGCTCCAGCGCGCTGATGCGGTCCGTTACGGGCACCACGGGCAGCGGGAAATCCACAGTTTCGGCGCAGATGCGGGCCAGCTCCGGCTCCGCAATGGCGCTGCCCACGTAGGGTCGCAGCACAGTCAGGGCCAGCTCGGCCGGCGTCAGGTGGGGCAGCCGGGTCAGGAACTCGGCCGGGAAGCGCGGAATGGTTTCGGGGAAGTACAGGCCCCCGTCAGGGGCCTGCCCCGCCACGGCCGCCGTCCGAAAATCAACGGGCTCCGATTGGCGGTTGAGGCTATAGTAGTGCATGGCGGTTGAGTGGTGAAGGCCGATATAGAGACGCGACACTTCGCGTCTTCTCGTTGCTGATGTTGTTTGGTTGGTTGGTTGGTTGGTTGGCGCAAGTCCGGGTCGTTCAACGACGAGACGCGAAGTGTCGCGTCTCTACATCAGGCAGAATCCGGCAGCCGGTTGTGTTAATGGTCGTTTGGTACACATAGTAATCCAGGCCCAGCTGCTCGTAGGTAGTGCGCATTACCTTGGCCACGGCCTGGGCGGTGGCTTCGTGCTGGCTGAGCATGAACAGGGAGGGGCCCGAGCCGGAAATGCCGCCGCCCAGCGCCCCGGCGGCGCGGCTGCCGCTTTTCACTTGCTCAAACCCCGGAATCAGGATACTGCGCACGGGCTCCACAATCACGTCTTCCAGGGCCCGACCGATGAGGGCGTAATCGTGTTTGAGCAGACCGGCTACCAGCGCGCCCACGTTGCCCCACTGCCGCACAGCGTCGCGCAGGGGCACCTGCTGCTTGAGAATCTGGCGGGCGTCGGAGGTTTTTACCTCAATCTGGGGGTGCACTACCGTCACGAATAAGGGCGGGGCATCCAGTGGCACCACGTCGGGGGCGGGCGTGGTGGAGCGGATGAGCGTGACACCACCGTAGATGGCCGGGGCGATGTTGTCGGCGTGACGCACGCCGGAGGCCACTTCCTCCCCGTACATGGCAAACTCCACCAGCTCAGCCTGCGTGAATCGGTTACCAAGCAGGTGGTTCAGCCCCACCACGGCCCCCGCCGCGCTGGCCG containing:
- a CDS encoding DUF4382 domain-containing protein; the protein is MTVFRPFAYALLSAPLWLAACSNDNNSAGNAKLEVRLMDAPGDFQSVVLDVRQIEVHTLDEGNPDGWQTLPFQAQAINVMEYVNGRSALLVNTDFAAGDLKEIRLLLGPNSYVIGRDGQRYDLKTPSGQTSGVKLKLDKATLRNRETYQLLLDFDVAKSIVERGNWNPNNDKKERYLLKPVVRVVAQDIKGGLRGTITPAAALPQVLAIRSSITLPDTFSTTADASGAFQLYALPSGTYRVELYPTTVAPVGQPAYKSKVLPNVNVVNDQSTDLGQVSLN
- a CDS encoding AsmA family protein, whose amino-acid sequence is MRKFFVGLLIFLVLLVAALALAPVLFKDKIKAALDQQLAQRVRAKVEYDPANVDVTLLSTFPDLALRLNQLRVIGQDSFARDTLAYLPEVRVGLDLMSVVRGSQIKIKNITLEQPDLHIKVLKSGRANWDVYVSDSAAAAKGQDTTAVSLAIQGWHINNGRLRYEDLSIPFGMQLRGVNHSGSGDFEQNIFDMVSQTTAESFSMQYDGTEYVTNKRLDADVTLAMNLDKMLFTFKDNKVKLNDFPATFQGTIGLPNDTDITYDLTFKALETDFKTLLSLVPGAYNAQFKDLNASGKVAFDGYFKGVQNAVKMPGYGVNLQVKNGSFKYPQLPQQARNINVDMVVDNPSGFTNNVKVNVKQFHLDLGTNPIDGNVAIDGLEPMKVDGRVKANVDLAEMIKVYPVQDLLLRGKLFVDATAKGVYSKTQMPVVQARLNLTNGYVKSKQFPASIENLTLNGTVTNPTGQLNDTRVSIPQFRMLLDGEPLEGRVATQGVDKLAFDTDVHGTVDLTKLTRIFPLQGMTVTGRLNGNVAAKGNMADIEAGRYQSVVASGTVNARNVTYKSTDLPQGMKVTQATATFNNNQIALRNMTGSVGSSDIAASGTLSNYMGYLFTPGQPLRGALTVNSSRFNVNEWMVDEVSGQTTAIGGTAPATAQGVLQIPKFVDLALNSTVGQVVYDNLKLDNVKGTVTVRDETATLSNLTFNTLGGAFATNGSYSSKNLAHPKFNFGLNIKNLNFQNAFKAFNSIKTLVPLASQVDGIFSTNFNVSGEMGPDMMPVYSTLTGKGLFEVIRAAVGNSTALNQISNLTQFQELKRLVVENKDVAAEILNGNFIVKPFDFTVGQIKMTVGGSSNVNGNLEYVTALNVPTGQVGNQLNSKLTQLTGVQNLKGTDRVTLGLNIGGTMKNPVVKLTTGSVKAQAKDLVQNIVQAKVDDAKLQLQARAKVAQDSLQRELQRKQQEFTLKAQQELEKKRLEAQAKLQDKAKQGLNNILFGKPKPAPKPAEAPKPDPSPTEEPKAPTQTDSTGTGQ
- a CDS encoding PorP/SprF family type IX secretion system membrane protein, which translates into the protein MRGLRQVQHAQRLRFRKRGLLLAVCVTGVTGAHAQDLYFAQPYANRMQLNPAYAGLLDDYSVTLSYRNQFPTLAGTFQTSQLAADYRFRDQRSAAGLLVNYDRTGGVGYTRFQAGGVYAYHLRLNEQLSLSGGASVSYGLQRVSYGNLVFGDQLGDDGVEREFSLEVADYQPVHYVTGSVGGLLYGERFWLGVAAHHLNQPDLAFVTQTTLPLRLNLQGGYKLYFARTTEKQQDREISLAPTAGYTRQGGTQRAEAGLYFTTTPLTLGAVYRGLPLPGATRPQQILTAIAGVSVGSFRLGYSYDMSLSRFSNDLGGTHEISLALREFDSLEAAWRRLKRRNYPIIPCPAF
- a CDS encoding SUMF1/EgtB/PvdO family nonheme iron enzyme — translated: MNFSKYLRFAVVGACALAACKGGPPTATKPGKYSSTTGIEYNTEEGMKVSDYQGIPDGPGLVFIEGGRTVLGSAEEDIAMTHDNMERTVTLASFYMDEAEVANIHWLEYLHYVRKDSSEEFYQSALPDTTVWARELSFNDPYVDYYLRYPGFRYFPVVGVSWLQANDYCTWRTAKVNERLAGESGGGDDSGSSSGGGLFGRKKKKGDSGDAAEGTSEDGGGTKIAIENGNTLPNYRLPTEAEWEYAAQALIGTQETGNENQENKRIYPWDGRQVRNPYGKGMGQFLANFKRGRGDYAGIAGSLNDGAMITEYIYNYPPNDYGLYNMSGNVNEWVQDIYRPLSYEDVEDLNPFRRNGFLDPTEKYDKKGYQSLIDDHVRVYKGGSWRDVAYWLSPGTRRFMAEDSATATIGFRCAMINAGSNK